One window of the Candidatus Jettenia sp. genome contains the following:
- a CDS encoding aspartate aminotransferase family protein — protein sequence MNTQEIKEVYDKYVIPNYIRNPILLEKGSGVDVWDAEGKRYLDLFSGWAVSLLGHCHPHVVEAIQRQAAKLQHAPNIYYTEPQGLLAKHISEKSFGGQCFFCNSGAEANEAAIKLARIHNSHTGKYKIITFADSFHGRTIATVTATAQPKYHKGFAPLVEGFSYVPFNDLEALKKSIDDKTCAIMLEPIQGEGGINIATKDFLQGVRKLCNEKGLLLILDEVQCGMGRTGKYFAYQHYGIEPDIMSLAKALGGGVAIGAMVARKEIAKSLVPGSHASTFGGNPLACAAAIAVFETIEKENLLNNVKEMGSYSVEQLKSLQKTQEIIREVRGIGLMIGIELTVNGADLIKKCIQAGLFLNCTHDKVIRFMPPLNVKKQHIDEGLNILKTVLSKP from the coding sequence ATGAACACACAAGAGATAAAAGAAGTGTATGACAAGTACGTTATTCCGAATTATATTCGGAACCCTATTCTCTTAGAGAAAGGTAGCGGTGTCGATGTGTGGGATGCAGAAGGCAAACGCTATCTTGACCTCTTCTCAGGCTGGGCAGTAAGCTTACTTGGTCATTGTCACCCTCATGTTGTAGAGGCTATTCAACGTCAGGCTGCCAAATTACAACATGCCCCGAATATTTATTACACGGAACCACAGGGTTTACTGGCAAAGCACATATCAGAAAAATCTTTTGGAGGGCAGTGCTTCTTTTGCAACAGCGGAGCTGAGGCTAATGAGGCAGCAATCAAACTTGCCCGTATCCATAATTCTCATACAGGAAAATATAAGATAATTACGTTTGCTGATTCATTTCACGGCAGGACAATCGCTACGGTTACCGCAACCGCACAGCCGAAGTATCATAAGGGCTTTGCGCCGCTCGTCGAAGGATTTTCCTATGTTCCTTTTAATGATCTGGAAGCATTAAAAAAATCAATAGATGATAAGACCTGTGCCATTATGCTGGAACCGATTCAGGGTGAAGGTGGAATTAATATCGCTACCAAAGATTTTCTGCAAGGTGTGAGAAAACTGTGTAACGAGAAAGGATTGTTGCTTATCCTTGATGAGGTACAATGTGGTATGGGCAGGACGGGAAAATATTTTGCCTATCAGCATTACGGCATAGAACCGGATATTATGTCGCTGGCAAAGGCGCTTGGCGGCGGTGTAGCCATTGGAGCTATGGTAGCCAGAAAAGAGATTGCAAAAAGTCTTGTCCCTGGCAGCCATGCTTCTACGTTTGGGGGAAATCCGCTGGCATGCGCAGCAGCAATAGCAGTGTTTGAAACAATAGAAAAAGAAAACTTGCTCAATAATGTAAAAGAAATGGGAAGCTATTCCGTAGAGCAATTAAAATCCCTGCAGAAGACGCAGGAAATTATCCGTGAAGTTCGCGGTATAGGTCTCATGATCGGAATTGAACTCACGGTGAATGGCGCAGATCTCATTAAAAAATGTATCCAGGCAGGTTTATTCCTCAATTGTACCCATGATAAAGTTATTCGATTTATGCCACCACTTAACGTTAAAAAACAGCATATTGATGAAGGGCTAAATATTTTAAAAACGGTTCTTTCTAAACCTTAA
- the rph gene encoding ribonuclease PH encodes MRVDNREQDELRPITMKRRFTKYAPGSVLIETGNTKVLCSASVEESVPPHIKNTGEGWITAEYSLLPGSTPIRVPRESTKGKVIGRTHEIQRFIGRSLRSIIDLAVLKERTIWIDCDVIQADGGTRTAAITGSYIALMDAIQWLKGKNMIQENPVLSSIAAVSVGIVNNVVLLDLCYAEDAAAQVDMNIVMTGNGKFIEIQGTGEEYSFDDEQLAEMLKMAKKGICKITEIQKKVLEEREWKYDINYKRYS; translated from the coding sequence ATGAGAGTCGATAACCGTGAACAAGATGAGTTACGTCCGATAACCATGAAAAGGCGCTTTACGAAATATGCGCCTGGTTCTGTACTGATTGAAACAGGAAATACCAAGGTTCTCTGTAGTGCATCGGTTGAAGAAAGTGTTCCTCCGCATATAAAAAACACTGGTGAAGGCTGGATTACAGCAGAATATTCATTGCTCCCAGGGTCCACCCCCATCAGAGTTCCCAGAGAATCTACTAAAGGAAAAGTAATCGGCAGAACTCATGAAATCCAAAGGTTCATTGGCCGTTCGTTACGTTCTATTATCGATCTTGCTGTATTGAAAGAGCGAACTATATGGATTGATTGTGATGTCATCCAGGCAGATGGAGGCACACGCACTGCAGCCATTACGGGTAGTTATATAGCATTAATGGACGCTATTCAATGGTTAAAGGGTAAAAACATGATTCAGGAGAATCCTGTCTTGAGCAGTATTGCTGCGGTAAGTGTGGGAATTGTAAATAACGTGGTTCTGTTAGACCTCTGTTATGCAGAAGATGCTGCTGCTCAGGTTGACATGAATATTGTAATGACCGGTAATGGTAAATTTATTGAAATTCAAGGTACTGGGGAAGAATATTCCTTTGATGATGAACAATTGGCTGAAATGTTGAAGATGGCAAAAAAAGGTATTTGCAAGATTACTGAAATTCAAAAAAAGGTATTAGAAGAGAGAGAGTGGAAATATGACATCAATTACAAACGATATTCATAA
- a CDS encoding ROK family protein, whose translation MGNYVIGIDLGGTNLKAGIVDKDGKIHHRLSIKTNYNADSQTISDQIFKLIHDIIMIAQVKTSDIVGIGLGSPGLIDKRGETILFSPNLPQWRNIPIKEMITKRFVVPCVLENDANAAAWGEKWVGAAREASSVVMITLGTGIGGGIIIDNKLWRGANNVAGEIGHMVIQKDGRKCNCGNYGCIEAYASATAMVRRFKELLRSGTVSLLKDSDEITAKMINDAALQGDKASLDIIKETGQYLGIALVNIMHIVNPEVIVLAGGMAASGELLMDPVRQLTKQKAFEASYKDTKIVFSQLGNDAGIIGAAGCLLKELEISV comes from the coding sequence ATGGGTAACTACGTTATTGGCATTGACCTGGGAGGTACGAATTTAAAGGCAGGTATTGTCGATAAAGATGGGAAAATTCACCACAGGCTCTCAATAAAAACTAATTATAACGCCGATTCTCAAACAATTTCCGACCAAATATTTAAACTCATTCATGATATTATCATGATAGCTCAGGTAAAAACATCCGATATTGTAGGTATCGGGCTCGGCTCTCCTGGCCTCATTGATAAAAGAGGTGAAACGATTCTATTTTCACCAAACTTACCACAATGGCGTAATATACCCATTAAAGAAATGATAACAAAACGGTTTGTTGTTCCCTGTGTGCTGGAAAATGATGCGAACGCAGCCGCATGGGGTGAGAAGTGGGTAGGGGCAGCCCGGGAAGCCAGTTCAGTAGTAATGATAACTCTTGGTACAGGTATCGGAGGCGGCATTATTATAGATAACAAACTTTGGCGCGGCGCTAATAACGTGGCTGGTGAAATTGGCCATATGGTAATTCAGAAGGATGGAAGAAAATGCAATTGTGGCAACTATGGATGTATCGAGGCATATGCCTCGGCTACGGCCATGGTGCGGCGTTTTAAGGAGTTATTAAGGAGCGGTACCGTATCATTACTCAAGGATTCAGATGAAATAACGGCAAAGATGATCAATGATGCAGCCTTACAGGGCGATAAAGCATCTTTAGATATTATCAAAGAAACAGGACAGTACCTCGGTATTGCCCTTGTAAACATTATGCATATAGTAAATCCCGAGGTAATTGTATTAGCAGGAGGAATGGCAGCTTCGGGAGAATTACTGATGGACCCCGTCAGACAGTTAACAAAGCAAAAGGCCTTCGAGGCCTCGTATAAAGATACAAAAATTGTATTTTCACAACTTGGAAATGATGCGGGAATTATTGGAGCGGCAGGATGTCTACTGAAAGAATTAGAAATTTCTGTATAA
- a CDS encoding XTP/dITP diphosphatase produces MTSITNDIHKKTILIATQNKNKRIEILDILKNIPGILFRDIEDFPFLPTVEEDKNTFQENAVRKATILAKACNTWVMADDSGLQVDALNGRPGVFSCRYAGPNATDEKNREKVLSELKGVPKERRTARFVCTIALASPHELFFVVEGRCEGFITEEPKGKRGFGYDPIFYVPQYHQTFGELHSSIKNMISHRADALKQFKERIMPLIRKI; encoded by the coding sequence ATGACATCAATTACAAACGATATTCATAAAAAAACTATACTCATTGCTACACAAAATAAAAATAAGAGAATAGAGATACTAGATATCCTTAAAAACATTCCTGGAATTTTATTTCGGGATATTGAGGATTTTCCTTTTCTTCCAACGGTAGAAGAAGATAAAAATACCTTTCAGGAAAACGCAGTGAGAAAAGCAACCATTTTGGCAAAGGCCTGTAATACATGGGTAATGGCAGATGATTCCGGACTTCAGGTTGATGCACTCAATGGCCGTCCTGGTGTCTTCTCATGCAGGTACGCTGGTCCAAATGCTACCGACGAAAAGAATAGAGAAAAAGTATTATCAGAATTAAAGGGAGTGCCAAAAGAAAGGCGTACGGCAAGGTTTGTCTGTACTATTGCCCTTGCAAGTCCACACGAATTATTCTTTGTGGTAGAAGGCCGTTGTGAGGGTTTCATTACCGAAGAACCAAAAGGAAAAAGAGGATTTGGATACGATCCTATTTTTTATGTACCTCAATACCATCAAACCTTTGGAGAACTGCACTCTTCAATTAAGAATATGATTAGCCATCGTGCGGATGCATTAAAGCAATTTAAAGAACGGATAATGCCTCTGATTCGGAAAATATAG
- a CDS encoding thiamine pyrophosphate-dependent enzyme, which translates to MNITTIKSIKDIPQEENLSPGTPTCAGCGGLLSLRHCLKVLGEKIVVVNAAGCFTLLAVYPFTPFKSSWLYTAMACAPAGAQGIRDALDILIRKGRLDSKENLKVVVLTGDGVAYDIGLASTSGALYRNLDFYYICSDNEAYGNTGFQSSGATPFASKTGTTPIGRISPTGLELSKKNLFEIWRSHTPPYLATISPAHPVDLINKFKKAEQYKGPKLFINLSPCPAGWVTDPSHSAKFARLAVDTGIWALKEAIYGEVKHTVVPKSFKPVEEYLKGQGRFAHLFKPVRQEETLKRIQEMVDQYWDNVCSRESRKR; encoded by the coding sequence ATGAATATAACAACGATAAAATCCATAAAAGATATTCCTCAAGAGGAAAACCTTTCTCCAGGCACTCCTACCTGTGCAGGATGTGGAGGGCTTTTATCCCTGAGGCATTGTTTGAAGGTATTGGGGGAAAAGATCGTTGTTGTAAATGCGGCAGGCTGTTTTACCTTACTTGCTGTTTATCCGTTTACCCCTTTTAAAAGTTCCTGGCTTTACACAGCAATGGCCTGTGCTCCGGCAGGAGCGCAAGGTATAAGGGATGCCTTGGATATATTAATAAGGAAGGGGCGGCTTGATTCGAAAGAAAATTTAAAGGTAGTTGTATTGACAGGTGACGGAGTTGCTTACGATATCGGTCTTGCATCCACATCGGGAGCTCTCTACCGTAACCTCGATTTTTATTATATATGCTCTGATAACGAGGCGTATGGAAACACAGGTTTCCAATCGTCCGGAGCAACACCCTTTGCATCAAAGACCGGAACTACACCGATAGGAAGAATAAGCCCAACAGGGTTAGAACTTTCGAAGAAGAACCTCTTTGAGATATGGAGGAGTCATACACCACCCTATCTTGCTACCATTTCGCCTGCTCATCCTGTTGACCTGATCAATAAGTTTAAAAAAGCAGAGCAGTATAAGGGACCAAAACTCTTCATAAACCTTTCTCCTTGTCCTGCCGGATGGGTAACAGACCCATCACATTCTGCTAAATTTGCAAGATTAGCTGTCGATACAGGTATCTGGGCTTTAAAAGAGGCAATCTACGGTGAAGTAAAGCATACGGTTGTTCCGAAAAGTTTTAAGCCTGTTGAAGAGTATTTAAAGGGACAAGGGAGATTTGCGCATCTTTTTAAGCCTGTAAGACAAGAAGAGACACTCAAGAGAATACAAGAAATGGTTGATCAGTACTGGGATAATGTTTGTAGCAGAGAATCACGAAAGAGATAA
- a CDS encoding pyruvate synthase, with product MIKEMLTGNAAAAWGVRLAEVDYVPAYPITPQTEIIEMLARWISNGDVDTKFVTLDSEHSMITAAGAASATGVRVFTATSSQGLLYGFEMLYTVAGWRVPLVMVNVSRALSSPITLEPDHNDILAARDAGFLQIHCETCQEVLDSVLIAYRLAEDERVLLPVLINMDGFHLSFTREPVEVPDREQVVRFLPPYRPKHAFFKASQPMAQGTAVIGGSGYSYFKYQMHFASMGALDVYREVSEEFGRLFGRSYNTTEGYMIDDAEYILIMTNSFSTLGKAAVKRAREKGVKAGLLRLRLLRPFPELGIKEAIRKAKAVAIVDQNISVGKGGILYSEISSVMYNEKERPLLLSFIGGLGGKTISSEEFEFIFDRMIEAVDTGVGKVPYLLYTEMEWKEMEKLKNVAGKGNKNYSNCRGETHNITEHGKE from the coding sequence ATGATAAAGGAAATGCTTACGGGTAATGCTGCGGCAGCCTGGGGTGTGAGATTGGCAGAAGTTGATTATGTTCCTGCGTATCCGATAACTCCACAAACGGAGATTATTGAGATGCTGGCAAGGTGGATATCCAATGGAGATGTTGATACCAAGTTTGTTACCCTGGACTCGGAGCATTCCATGATTACAGCAGCGGGCGCTGCTTCTGCTACAGGGGTGAGGGTCTTTACGGCAACATCGAGTCAGGGACTGTTGTATGGATTTGAGATGCTCTATACGGTAGCAGGATGGCGCGTACCTCTGGTAATGGTAAATGTATCAAGGGCTTTATCCTCCCCGATAACCCTTGAACCTGATCATAATGATATCCTTGCTGCAAGGGATGCCGGATTTTTACAGATCCACTGTGAGACCTGTCAGGAGGTGTTAGATTCGGTCTTAATAGCATACCGGTTAGCAGAGGATGAGCGTGTCCTCTTGCCAGTACTTATTAATATGGATGGGTTTCATCTCTCCTTTACGAGAGAACCAGTAGAGGTGCCTGATAGAGAGCAGGTGGTAAGGTTCCTGCCGCCATATCGACCCAAACACGCATTTTTCAAGGCAAGTCAACCAATGGCACAGGGAACGGCAGTTATTGGTGGTTCTGGATATTCTTATTTTAAATATCAAATGCATTTTGCTAGTATGGGCGCATTAGATGTTTATAGAGAGGTATCTGAAGAGTTCGGAAGACTTTTTGGGAGAAGTTACAATACTACTGAAGGCTATATGATCGATGATGCGGAATATATTCTGATCATGACCAACTCATTTTCAACCCTTGGGAAGGCTGCTGTAAAGAGGGCACGGGAAAAAGGTGTTAAAGCCGGGCTTTTGAGGTTGAGACTTCTAAGACCGTTCCCGGAATTGGGCATAAAGGAAGCAATAAGAAAAGCAAAAGCTGTAGCTATTGTAGACCAGAATATTAGTGTAGGGAAGGGCGGTATCTTGTATTCAGAAATTTCCAGCGTTATGTATAATGAAAAAGAACGACCTCTTTTGTTGTCGTTTATTGGAGGGCTTGGAGGAAAAACTATTAGCTCTGAGGAGTTTGAGTTTATCTTTGATCGTATGATTGAGGCGGTCGATACAGGAGTAGGTAAAGTTCCTTACCTTCTTTATACAGAAATGGAATGGAAGGAGATGGAGAAATTGAAGAACGTGGCTGGGAAGGGGAATAAAAACTATAGTAATTGTCGCGGAGAAACGCACAATATCACAGAACATGGAAAAGAATAA
- the argF gene encoding ornithine carbamoyltransferase codes for MKCKDLISIAELSPSDIEEIFSVTRELKEWHSKGYDEKCLSGKTLGMIFEKSSMRTRVSFEVAMVQLGGHPIYLTQNDINLGKREAVKDGARVLSRYVDGIVIRTFSQEVIQELARYATVPVINALSDYLHPCQALSDLYTIQEKFGTYTNVKIAFIGDGNNVARSLAQISAKLGIPFHIASPKGYELTPDFTSKVKQMTDRSDILHLYQDPKEAAENANILYTDTWVSMGQEAEAQIRKQAFKDFQINSDLLKVAKDNVKVMHCLPAHRGEEITDEVIDGPHSIVYDQAENRLHLEKALLKLLLRR; via the coding sequence ATGAAATGTAAGGATTTAATTTCAATCGCAGAACTTTCACCATCCGATATTGAGGAAATATTTAGCGTTACCAGAGAGTTAAAAGAATGGCACAGTAAGGGGTATGATGAAAAGTGCCTGAGTGGAAAAACCCTGGGGATGATTTTCGAGAAGAGTTCCATGCGCACACGCGTTTCTTTTGAAGTGGCAATGGTACAACTCGGTGGTCATCCTATCTATCTGACCCAAAATGATATCAATCTGGGAAAAAGAGAGGCGGTAAAAGACGGCGCCAGGGTACTATCACGATATGTGGATGGCATTGTTATCCGCACCTTTAGTCAGGAAGTAATTCAGGAACTTGCCCGGTATGCTACCGTACCTGTTATTAATGCTTTATCGGATTATCTTCATCCATGCCAGGCGCTCAGTGACCTGTATACTATTCAGGAGAAATTTGGTACCTATACCAATGTAAAGATAGCCTTTATCGGGGATGGGAATAATGTTGCACGCTCTCTGGCACAGATCAGTGCAAAGCTTGGTATTCCGTTCCATATTGCCTCTCCAAAAGGATATGAGCTTACACCAGATTTTACCTCTAAAGTGAAACAAATGACAGATAGGAGTGATATACTGCATCTCTACCAGGACCCCAAAGAAGCTGCTGAGAATGCGAATATACTCTATACAGATACCTGGGTTAGCATGGGACAGGAGGCCGAAGCGCAAATACGAAAACAAGCCTTTAAGGACTTTCAAATTAATAGTGATCTTTTAAAGGTGGCAAAAGACAATGTCAAGGTAATGCATTGCCTGCCAGCTCATCGGGGAGAAGAGATAACTGATGAAGTTATTGATGGTCCGCATTCTATTGTATATGATCAGGCTGAAAACAGACTTCATCTGGAAAAGGCACTTTTAAAACTCCTGTTGCGCAGATAA
- a CDS encoding 2-oxoacid:acceptor oxidoreductase family protein: MLRLRFHGRGGQGAKIASRILGTAAFFEGYYAQDFPLYGAERRGAPISAFTRISKEPILERGIIAEPDSVFVLDETLLDDPHAHPLSGLKEHGIVFVNTARSAVELKDTYKISVQVITLDITKISLKMLGKPILSALAGGIAARIVNLGEDSLKKSIEKELSEIITEKEFLLKNKEASQYCFHAIKPIEIKIAKGIHKANPVITVPFETALISSPTIYTTGNTPLRKTGNWRVFKPVWNYDICTKCMVCVVRCPDACISVNEDGYPYTDYDNCKGCMICVEECPVKAIEGMREAHAW, from the coding sequence GTGCTTAGATTAAGATTTCATGGTAGGGGTGGTCAGGGAGCAAAGATTGCGAGCAGGATACTTGGCACTGCTGCTTTTTTTGAAGGGTACTATGCCCAGGATTTTCCGCTCTACGGTGCAGAACGGAGAGGTGCGCCGATATCTGCCTTCACCCGCATATCAAAAGAACCTATTCTGGAGCGTGGTATAATAGCAGAACCAGATAGTGTGTTTGTATTGGATGAAACCCTCCTTGATGATCCCCATGCGCATCCTTTATCAGGACTTAAAGAGCATGGTATTGTTTTTGTTAATACCGCTCGCAGTGCAGTAGAGTTGAAGGATACGTATAAAATTTCTGTGCAAGTTATTACCTTAGATATAACAAAGATTAGCTTAAAGATGCTGGGGAAACCTATTCTTAGCGCCTTGGCAGGAGGAATTGCCGCAAGGATTGTTAACCTTGGAGAAGATTCCCTAAAAAAGTCCATTGAAAAGGAACTGTCGGAGATTATAACAGAGAAAGAGTTTTTGCTAAAGAATAAAGAAGCATCACAGTACTGTTTTCATGCTATAAAACCTATCGAAATAAAGATTGCTAAAGGTATTCACAAAGCAAATCCAGTTATCACAGTTCCCTTTGAAACAGCCCTTATTTCTAGCCCTACCATATATACTACAGGAAATACCCCTTTACGAAAAACAGGTAACTGGAGGGTGTTTAAGCCTGTCTGGAATTACGATATCTGTACTAAATGTATGGTCTGTGTAGTTAGATGTCCTGATGCCTGTATTTCTGTGAATGAGGATGGCTATCCATATACTGATTACGATAATTGTAAAGGATGTATGATATGTGTTGAGGAGTGTCCGGTAAAAGCAATAGAGGGCATGCGAGAGGCTCATGCGTGGTAA
- a CDS encoding MlaD family protein — MESTSISATKVGIFFIIGIAILALLTFRLETFRKWGNYYDLIAYFKEARGLEAQNDVTLAGTKVGHVKSVTVEGDMIKVVISIREDIVVRKGSEASIISDFLLGKSHVNITLASVSNPAYNAGEIIKTIESPSLTDMLAKVDSALASLQNISAPFGNTEKIFDSLKAAGKSLERTNVKLNKLLDSTLNITEKINSGQGTLGKLIVDKTLSNKMEAIVDTTQRVLTNNEQNINTTLSGLSEASESVKNLLKKIEQGEGSLSKMLTNDELYVELKKLLSDMRETIQSYREQIPVGAFGSIVFSAF, encoded by the coding sequence ATGGAATCAACATCAATCTCCGCTACTAAAGTAGGTATATTCTTTATCATTGGCATAGCGATACTCGCTCTTTTAACCTTTCGCCTGGAGACATTCAGGAAATGGGGCAACTACTACGATCTTATAGCCTATTTCAAAGAAGCCAGGGGTTTAGAGGCTCAAAACGATGTTACCCTGGCAGGTACAAAGGTTGGGCATGTGAAGAGTGTTACGGTTGAAGGTGATATGATTAAGGTCGTTATATCTATTCGAGAAGATATCGTGGTCCGGAAAGGATCGGAAGCGTCGATTATCTCCGATTTCTTACTCGGAAAAAGCCATGTAAACATTACCCTTGCATCGGTCTCTAATCCAGCATATAATGCTGGTGAAATAATAAAAACTATTGAATCACCGAGCCTTACTGATATGTTAGCGAAAGTGGATAGCGCACTGGCAAGTTTGCAAAATATTTCTGCACCTTTTGGAAATACAGAAAAAATCTTTGATTCATTAAAGGCCGCAGGAAAATCATTGGAGAGAACAAACGTTAAATTGAACAAACTGCTGGATTCAACACTTAATATTACAGAGAAAATTAATTCAGGACAAGGGACATTAGGTAAACTAATCGTTGACAAAACATTAAGTAACAAAATGGAAGCTATTGTGGATACGACTCAAAGGGTACTTACAAATAATGAACAGAATATCAATACTACACTTTCAGGACTTTCTGAGGCTTCGGAGAGTGTAAAGAATCTCCTTAAAAAGATAGAGCAGGGCGAAGGTTCCTTATCTAAAATGCTTACCAATGATGAACTGTATGTAGAATTAAAAAAGTTATTGAGTGATATGAGGGAAACAATACAAAGCTATCGCGAGCAAATTCCCGTTGGCGCCTTTGGAAGTATTGTTTTCAGCGCCTTTTAA
- the lepA gene encoding translation elongation factor 4 — protein MSTERIRNFCIIAHIDHGKSTLADRLLEKTHTITSREFRNQMLDDMDLERERGITIKASAVALKLVRNGQEYNLNLIDTPGHVDFSYEVSRSLGACEGALLLVDASQGVEAQTVANAYLAMEHNLAIIPVISKIDLPQSRPYDVLTEMEKTLGISPEEAFMVSAKTGAGIDEIFDAIIKHIPPPKDSSDAPLKALIFDSVYDEYRGVIIYLRIFDGSIKVGDEIYMMKTNRSFKVEEVGVFKPKMVAKDSLSAGEVGYCIANIKSIRDVKVGDTVTHARERAAEALPGYRPPIPMVYCGIYPANNADFHLLREALERLSLNDSSFTFEPETSQALGFGFRCGFLGLLHMEIVQERLERESNINIVQTAPNVTYEILKINKEIVKVDNPEKVPSVNEIEEFREPIVRASFVLPTEYLGAIMQLAEARRGKYKGTEYLSEKRAILTYELPLSEIIFDFFDKMKSATRGYGTLDYDFIGYEHADLVKLDILVSGKRVDALSTIVHRKDADVKGRKLVKKLKNEISRHLFEVVLQAAIGSRIIARESIRPIAKNVTAKCYGGDITRKRKLLEKQKEGKKRMKSVGNVEIPQKAFLSVLSVDE, from the coding sequence ATGTCTACTGAAAGAATTAGAAATTTCTGTATAATTGCACATATTGACCATGGAAAATCTACCCTGGCAGATCGTCTCCTGGAAAAGACACATACTATTACCTCCAGAGAGTTCCGTAACCAGATGCTTGATGATATGGATTTGGAACGCGAACGCGGTATCACCATTAAGGCAAGTGCGGTTGCACTAAAACTTGTAAGGAACGGTCAGGAGTATAATTTAAACCTTATAGATACGCCAGGCCATGTGGATTTTAGTTATGAAGTCTCCAGGAGCCTGGGCGCCTGCGAAGGCGCTCTTCTTCTCGTGGATGCCTCACAGGGCGTAGAGGCCCAGACTGTTGCGAATGCCTATCTTGCCATGGAACACAATTTGGCAATTATCCCGGTTATCAGTAAGATCGATCTGCCACAATCCCGGCCCTACGATGTGCTTACCGAAATGGAAAAAACGTTAGGTATTTCTCCGGAAGAAGCATTCATGGTTAGCGCAAAGACAGGAGCTGGTATTGATGAAATCTTTGATGCCATTATCAAACATATCCCGCCACCAAAAGATAGCTCAGATGCACCATTAAAGGCACTGATCTTTGATTCTGTATACGATGAATATCGTGGTGTTATTATTTACCTCCGCATCTTTGATGGTTCTATCAAGGTGGGTGATGAGATATATATGATGAAAACAAACCGTTCTTTCAAGGTGGAAGAGGTAGGGGTATTCAAACCCAAAATGGTAGCCAAAGATAGCCTTTCCGCCGGGGAAGTAGGCTATTGCATTGCTAATATTAAATCCATTCGGGACGTCAAGGTAGGAGATACGGTCACTCATGCGAGAGAAAGAGCGGCAGAAGCATTACCAGGATACCGGCCACCGATACCCATGGTATATTGCGGTATTTACCCGGCAAATAATGCCGATTTTCATCTGCTTCGCGAGGCATTAGAGCGATTAAGCCTGAACGATTCGTCATTTACCTTTGAGCCGGAAACATCACAAGCCCTTGGATTCGGGTTCAGATGCGGATTCCTTGGGCTTTTGCATATGGAAATTGTCCAGGAACGCCTGGAACGTGAGAGCAACATTAACATAGTACAAACCGCACCAAACGTAACTTATGAGATATTAAAAATAAATAAAGAGATAGTTAAGGTTGATAATCCCGAAAAAGTACCCTCGGTAAATGAAATTGAGGAATTTCGGGAGCCGATAGTACGTGCCAGCTTTGTCTTACCAACTGAATACTTAGGAGCCATTATGCAACTGGCCGAGGCACGCAGAGGAAAATACAAAGGCACTGAATATCTGAGTGAAAAACGCGCAATTCTTACCTATGAACTCCCCTTATCTGAAATCATTTTTGATTTCTTTGACAAGATGAAATCTGCCACCAGAGGTTATGGAACATTGGACTACGATTTTATCGGATACGAGCATGCAGATCTTGTAAAATTGGATATCCTTGTATCTGGGAAACGGGTAGACGCCCTTTCGACAATCGTGCATAGAAAAGATGCAGACGTGAAAGGCAGAAAATTAGTAAAAAAACTCAAGAATGAGATTTCACGACACCTCTTCGAGGTCGTCCTGCAGGCAGCAATCGGAAGCAGGATTATTGCAAGAGAATCAATCCGCCCGATTGCAAAAAATGTTACCGCTAAGTGTTATGGTGGTGATATTACCAGAAAACGAAAGCTTTTGGAAAAACAAAAAGAAGGTAAAAAGAGGATGAAATCCGTAGGTAACGTAGAAATTCCACAAAAAGCATTTTTATCGGTATTATCTGTTGATGAATAA